One genomic segment of Brevibacillus laterosporus LMG 15441 includes these proteins:
- a CDS encoding TetR/AcrR family transcriptional regulator produces MKNARSATKEARLNAILDAATELLVEKPTASLNEIAEYAGIGIATLHRYIENRDQLILQLGLRSSQVFRETIKQIPLDEENIESYISQLIEALIPLGAKIYFLAHESTLYYSQEMMEAEEEVKEPIRHSIQVLQRKGYLRADMNSEWILNVLYSLLFMTWQQVQEGHIAKRSAASLLLDTLYHGFKQEKS; encoded by the coding sequence ATGAAAAATGCCAGATCAGCGACAAAGGAGGCTAGGCTTAATGCCATTTTGGATGCGGCTACAGAATTACTAGTCGAAAAGCCAACTGCATCTTTGAATGAAATTGCCGAATACGCTGGTATCGGCATTGCGACTCTGCACAGATACATCGAAAATAGGGATCAATTGATCCTGCAACTAGGATTAAGATCTTCTCAGGTGTTCAGAGAGACGATAAAGCAAATTCCGTTAGACGAGGAAAACATCGAATCCTATATTTCACAATTGATTGAGGCGTTAATTCCACTCGGGGCTAAGATTTATTTTCTAGCTCATGAATCTACGCTGTATTACAGTCAAGAGATGATGGAAGCTGAGGAGGAGGTAAAGGAACCTATTCGACACTCCATTCAGGTATTGCAACGCAAAGGTTACCTCCGTGCCGATATGAACAGCGAATGGATTTTGAATGTCCTGTACTCACTTCTCTTTATGACATGGCAGCAGGTTCAAGAAGGTCATATTGCGAAAAGATCGGCCGCGTCACTTCTTTTAGACACACTTTATCATGGTTTTAAACAAGAAAAATCATAA